TTGACACATCGATGGAGGCTTTAGAATCTGTTGTGGATGCAAAGATTGCTGAAGCCATAATAAGGGTTAGGGAAGACCGAATCAAGGTTGTGCCAGGATACGATGGAGTTTATGGTCGCCCAATAATTTTTGAGGATGAGGCTTCAGCTGCGAAAGATGTTTCGGAAAAAGTTCAACAGTTGAATCTTACTGACTTCATGTGATCACCTTTCTGACGTTTTTGTTGCGTATATGTGTTGGACATGTACACGACAAAACTTATTAAGTCGCAATACACACGATACTTTTGACCTCCAATGATGAGCACTGTAAACCAGCAAACCCGTAGGGAAAGTGAGAAAATTTCGAGGATAATTGATCGTGTTATGAGGCAGGTTTTTGGGGATGAGGCTACACGCCTAATTTATCGGTATTTGGAGAGTAATTATTCTGTTAGGCGGGATGAGATTGCTGATAAGATTGATTTGTTTGCGAAGGGGCTTGAGGATTTTTTGAGGTCTGGAGCCTATGTTATTGAGCGGAAGATTTTGGAGGACATATATTCAAGCTATGGGCTGCTTCGAAGAATCGAATTGGAGAGGCTGCGGGAAAGCGACTTTGCAAGTCAAGTGAAGCTTCTCATGCGTAAAGCATAAAGTTTATCGTTATTGTTTAATGGGTAATTCTTATTAATGTCGTTTTCTTGATTACATTCCCCCTAAAGGCTTTACTTTAGGAAGGGGGATATTGAGGGACACTTTAACTAAAGTTGTTAACACCGCCGTCGATAGGTTCGGGGCCGAGTATGTTGAGGTGCGTGTACAGAAACTTTTCAAGACGATGCTTGCCATTAAAGAGGAGAGGGTTGAAGCAATCAAGGAAGGCATTGAAAATGGTGCCGCTATAAGAGTACTTGTCAATGGCGCATGGGGTTTTGCATCCACATGTCTGCTTGACGCTGAAACTTTGGTGGATGTTGTCGCTGAAGCTTGTAGGATGGCTAAAGCTGCAAGCCAGAAGCTTAAAAATCCGATAAAGCTTGTGGAAAGCAGAGTTTTTGAGGATCGCGTTTCAGTGAAGCCTAAAAAGGATCCTTCAAAAATTTCTATAGAAGACAAGATAAGGACAGCTTTAACCATTTCTGAGACGGTCTTGGGATATGATAAGCGTGTTAAAAGTTGTACGGTGGACTATTCGGATTCGGTTGGGATGAGCTTTTTCATGAACAATGAAGGTGCATATATTGAGCAGGACAAACTCTATGTTTGGTCAAGAGTCCTAGTTACCGCAAAAGAGGGGGAAGTTTTCACATTTAGCCGTGAAGAAATTGGTTCAACAAGTGGCTATGAAGTTTTTGATGTAGAAGCTCCGGAGGTTGTTGGGGATAGAGCTGCAAAAAGGGCTATAGAACAGTTGAAGGCTAAAACTCCAAAGGGTGGAACTTTTCCGGTAGTTTTGGGCCCGAATATTGTCGGTGTTTTTGTTCACGAGGCTTTTGGTCATTTAGCTGAGGCGGATTTAACCTTGTCGGGTTCTGTTCTCATGGGTAAAATTGGTAAAAAAGTGGCTTCCGAGGTTGTCACCATATATGATGATGGAACCATTGAAGGAGCTTTCGGTTCTTTCAAATATGATGATGAGGGTGTTCCAGCCCAAAAAACACTTTTGGTCAAGGATGGCGTTGTTGTTGGTCTCATGCATAACCGCGAAACAGCACAGAAATTCAATGCTAAGCCCACGGGCAATGCAAGAGCCGAGGATTTCCGTGTAGAACCAATAATACGAATGCGTAACACTTTTCTGGCGCCAAAAGACCATTCGTTTGAAGAACTTATTGAAGGCATAAAATTTGGGTACTATTTCAAAAGCTTCAGAGGAGGGCAAGCAAACTTAGACGGCACTTTCCAGGTTGGAATTCAAGAAGGCTATGAAATAGTTAAAGGCGAAGTTGGCGAACCAGTGCGGAACGCCTCAATAAGCGGCAACACGCTTAAAACATTGTATAAAGTGGATGCTGTTGGGAAGGACTTTGAACTTTGGCCTGGAAGATGCGGCAAGGGTCAAACAGCTTTTGTTTGTGATGGTGGTCCGCATATAAGAGTTAAAGAGGTGCTTGTGGGTGGCGGTGCTTAAAGAAGAAGAAACCATTAGTCTGGCTGAAGCCGCTGTGAAATTTGCGCTTGAACATGGAGCCGATGAAGCTGAAGCCTTTGCATATCAAGGTTTCACAACAGCGGTCGCTATTGAGAGGGGACAAATCGCAAAAAGTTCAAGAATAATTGACCAGGGGCTTGGAGTTAGAACGGTTGTCAACAAGGCTGTTGGCTTTTCTTACACAAACATTGCTGGAAGCAAAGCAGCACTGGAGAAGACAGTTCTAAAATCTTTGAACTCTGCAAAGGCTAGTAAGCCAGATAAAGATTGGCAAGGATTTCCCTACAAAAAACCTTATGCCAATGTGAGAAGCACATTTGACGGTGCCATTTGCGAATTATCTCCAGAGGATTTAGTTAAGCTTTCTTCTTTGATGTTAAGTGCCGCTGAAAAAACCGATGAGCGTGTCTTTCCAATAGAGGGCGGAACTGGAGCCTCTTACCTTTCTAGGGCTATTGTAAACTCAAACGGTGTGATGGGCTTCGATTGCGGGACAATTATCGAATGTAGTCTGGCAACAGTAGCCCTAGAAAGCGGCGAAGTAACACCCGTCTGTTTCGAGTTCAACGCTGAGAGAATCTATAAAATAGACCCTGAATGGGTGGGCAGAGAGGCTGCTCGACTTGCTGGTTTGGCGCTGAGGGCTAAACGAGTGGAGACGAGAAACATGGAAGTTATTTTCGCTCATTTTGCCTTGCAACAGCTTCTTTATTACACTTTGATGAATGCTGTTAAGGCGGATTATGTGCAGCGAAACCAGTCAGCTCTCAAAGGCAAGATTGGTCAAAAAGTCGCCTCGGAAGTTGTGACTATTTATGATGATGGTTTGCTTGAGGGTGGGCTTCGAACATGGAAGTTTGACGGCGAAGGGGTCCCACAGCAGAAAACCCTCATAATAGAGCGAGGTGTGCTGCGTAACTTCATTTATGATAATTACACTGCAAAAAAGGAGGGGATGGAGAGCACTGGAAACGCTTTTAGAGCTGGCTATTTATCGACGCCAAACATTGAAACAACAAATTTCCGCTTTGAAGCTGGAGGAAAAACTCCAGAAGAGCTTATAGGCGAGGTTAATGAGGGTCTTCTCGTCTATTCGTTGCAAGGGGCGCATAGTAGCAACCCATCGAGCGGGGAATTCTCCGTTGTGGCAACTCCAGCTTGGAAAATTGAGAAGGGCAGAATTGTTCATCCAGTTAAGGGTGCCATGCTTGCAGGCAACGTTTTCAATGTTATGGAGAACATTTCAGATTTGGCAAACAATGAGAGGAAGGTCGGTTCGCTTGTTGCGCCTTGGGTTCTTGTGGAAAATGTTAAAGTTATCGGAAAGTAAATAACCTAAGCCTTACTATTTCATTGAAAATTGGGGCTGAAACGTTGAAGGCGAACATCCGTCAGCGTCTGCTCAAATTTAACACATTTCGTAGAATAGTTCAGCTCTTATCCTTCATATTCTTCAGTGCAATAGTCTTTAATTTAGGCTCCCTTTCGATACTACTTCCAGTACTATGGACTTGGGGTTATTCATCAAACACTGTTGGAGACGCTTTTACAGCACTACAGCTAATGTTCAGCGGATGGGGGCAGCTACCAGTTGTTTTTCCGTGGCTTGCAGTGGCATCTTTCCTTATAGCTGGTGTTTTGGTTGGCAAATCCTTATGCGGTTGGGTTTGTCCTTTTGGCTTTGTCCAAGACCTAATAGGCTTCATTAAAGTAAAGAAAACAGAAGTTTCACCCAAAACTCATAGGAATATGACTTTAGCAAAGTACTTTGTTTTGGGCATAGTGCTTTTCATTAGTCTAACATTTTCGGCAACTAAACTTGCGGGGGCTCAAAGAGACTATGAAAGGGCGTTGGGCATATTTGCTTACGCCCCCTTCACCGCTGTAAGTCCAGCTGAAACCTTGTTTTCAACGCTGCCTAGAGGCATTCAAAGCTTTTCAGCCGAGGTTATGGCGAAACCGGTTTTAGATGTTTTATCCGGGATTTTAGATCTGCCTCCCCTCTTCTGGGTTCAATTATTCATTCTTGTGGGTGTTCTTGTTTTGGCAGCTTATGTTCCGAGGGGATGGTGTAGGTATCTATGCCCCCATGGCGCGATAATGGCTTTTCTTAACAAGTTTAGTTTTCTTGGTTTGCGGAGGGATCCGGTGAGGTGTGTTAAGGGTGAATGCCGAGAATGTGTTAAGGCTTGTCCTATGATGGTTCCAATTTTGGAGCTTCCATGGGAGAAGTTCAGCGACCCGGAATGTATTTATTGCTTGAAATGTTCTGATGCTTGCCCGCATAAGGCAATTAGGCTAAAGTATCCATAGTTGTAGTTAAGCCCAAAAAGTCTTTGAATACTCGCTTAAAACACTCTCATACACTTTTCTTGTTTGTTGACTTATCTTTTCCCAGTTATAATTTTCAATAACCTTTCGGTATGCGTTTTCTCTTAACTTTTTCGCTAAATTTTCGTCGAGTAGGACGCGTGTTATTCCCCATGCCAGTGAGTCTGGGTTATTTGGGTAAACTTTAACGCCGGTCACCTCATGCTCAACGATTTCTGACAAACCGCCAGTATCTGAAACCACGACTGGACTTTTGGCCGCCATAGCCTCAAGCGCCACAATTCCAAAAGGCTCAAATAGGGATGGAACAACCGAAACATCCGCGCATTTTTGTAGATTCCGCAGCGTTCCGTTGTCTACAAAGCCTGTAAACATAACTTTGTGTGCCAACCCTATGTTTCTAATGTGTTCTGATAGCGATTGTTGCATGTACCCGTTTCCAACTATAACAAATTTTGCGTTGACTTTTTCCAAGACTTTTGGCACCGCATTTATGAGGACGTGTATACCCTTCTCGTAAACGAGGCGACCGACAAAAAGTACGATTTTCTCTTCTGGTAAGGCGAACCGCCGTCTAAACTGGTTTAAGTCTGCGTCGCTTTTTTCATATTCTTTTGTGTCCACGCCGTTTGGAATCATGATGAGCTTGTCTTCTGGGAGCCCGAAAACCCATTTCACATGGGAAATCATGTAGTTGCTGCAGCATATAACTCTCCAAGCCTCATAGGTAAGCCAAGCCTCTGTTTCATGAATCATCCTCTCGTAGTCAGAGTGGATTCCGTTCCGCCTTCCATATTCTGTAGAGTGAATCGTAGCCAGAAGGGGTCTCCTAAAAACATGTTTTAAGCCTATCCCAGCGTTTGCTACAAGCCAGTCGTGGGCGTGGAAAATGTTAACCCCGCCCAAATCCTTAACGAGGGAGGCTGCCTCCTTCTGCATGTTCATGTTCATCAAGTAAACCCAGCTTGCAAAATCCGGCGAAGGATTCTTGTAGGAGTCAACTCTGTAAACCTCAACCCCGTCCAATGTTTCATGCGAGGGAGCGCCGGGAAAATCGCATGTGACAATGTAGACTTTCACGCCGTTTTTTGCAAGACTTTTTGACAAGTAATAGACGTGAGGCGAAATTCCGCCGATAATTCTTGGCGGGAACTCCCATGTAAGCATCATAACCCTTAACTCACCGGGCATTTTTACGAACCACCCTTAAGGCTTTTGTAGACTTCTAAAATTGTCCTAAGCCAACGTTCAGACTCAGGCTTGACAACTTTTATTTTTGTCTCTGGAACTTCGTAGATTCTGACGGCTTCGCTTGCCATCCATTCAGATTTTACAAGAACCTCGCCTGCCTCGTACATACCAAGCCACTCGATGCTCTTAATAGCCATATTAAACGGGGAATTAGCGCCATGGGAGCGGTGGTCCTCTAAACTCTCAATAGAATATACAAAGGGAATGTTGAACGCCTTTTTTAAAGTGACTGCTGCTGGGATGAAATGCCAGTCCTGCACATCTATAACGTCTACGTGTCCATTTGCCCTATAGTATATGTTGGCGGCAGCACGTTCCACTTCTTGGTTTAGGGTTAAAACCCATGTGAGAACGCTTATGTGAGTTTTAACGGGGTTTGCCACTCTGTAAGTTTTGACCCCGTTTTCTTCAGATTCCCCAGTCATATAATCATGATAGGTGACCACGTATGTTTCGATTCTATTTTTGGCGAGTCGCACAGCTAACTCTTTCACATAATCTGCAAGTTTTCCAACAACCCTTGGCGGGTACTCCCATGAAAGGATTACTACTCGCATTTGCTACCGCCGGCTAAGTGAAAAGCGCACAGACCTTGATTATCCCCCTTCCAGTGAGATAGTACCATTTTTTCCCTTGGTCATCGGCGAAGCTTTCCACGTAACCCTCACACCCATAGCCGTCAAGAATTCTTTCAACTTCCGCCACGTCTAACTGTAAGACTTGGGCAAGTTCCTCACTTTTTCTAGCCAAGTCTGGAGCTGTCGCACATAGATTGTGAAGTGTTTGCAGAATTTTTTCAGAGATTGGAAGCTCCTCCCTCAAATTTTTCACCTTTAAGCCTAAAACATGCCTGCGCGTTTTCTATTAAGGCTTGTGTATGCTTAAAAGTATTCCGTCAAAGCCTTTATCTGCCGTGACAACTCGTTAAACCTCTCCTTTGCAGCTGTAGCTAAGGCTTTTCGCAAGGCTTGCCCTTTAAGTTTTGAAAGTTTAATATCCTTAAGTTTTTCAGCCAAAACCTTGTCGTGAAGCGAATGCCTAGCCCACCTTTCAAAGTCGCCGCGGCTGTTATGGAATTCTAAGGACTTTATTTCCACCTTCTGCAAGGCTTTTATTAGTCCTCTAAGGCTCCAAGCTATCACACCAGTATAATTTTCCTCACCAACGCCTTTATAGAAGAGGAATGGCTCGTTGGCTGTTATTGTCGCCAGACGGAGGCGGTTCTCAAAGTCGAGGATTGCTGCTTGAGCCGTTACATAAGCGTCTGCTGGAGTGCTGAAGGGGCTAAAGTAGGAGTGAACCTCACCTGGGGCTCCGCCAGCTGTGAACATGTAGTATAGGTGGTCGCTTGTTTGGAAGTAACGCCATATCCTTAGAAAATCTTTGTCCTCCGACTCCTTGACTATGGGTTCAAGTCTTCTGACAGATGTGTAGTAGGCCCATTGGAAGGTGTTTCCCAACCAGCAGCTTGCATCCCTTTCCAAATCAGCCCATGAAACCGTTCCTCCAAGCTCTGGCACATCTATTTCTCCAACAGTCTCATATTTTTCAACGACCTCTGAGGGTGTCGCCATGCGGAGATGCCCCCACTTCAAAATCTCCCTTGGCAGATGCCTCAAAAACTCATGAATGCCCGTTTCTGGCCAGTGGTGTTCGCCGAAGGTTTCATAGTCTGGGAATATGTTTATGCAGTTTCCGGGTGTGGCTGCCAGCCAGCTTGCGTATTTGTCGGCTGTTAGGGGCCACTCGCTCCACCATCTTGCGGAGAACCTAAAGCCTATATCGTCTGTTAGCTTGTAGTTTCTGAGGAGCACCTTGATTTTTCTGCATCCCTTTGGCTTGTAAAGGTAGTTGGGCGACTTGTCATGGAGTATTTTTTCTGTGCCTTCTGTAAATATTCCGGAAAATCCCAGCTCTTCGGCTGTTTTTGCTATGGCGTTGTTATAAATTAGTTCCGTGTTCTCGAAGACTCGCGGTGTGCAGCCCAATAAATCTCTTACTGCTTGTCTGTGCATTTTTATCTGCTCAATAAATTCTTCTTTTTCCGGGTAGAGACTTGCCAGCGAATGGTAGTATGTTTGGTTCAGAAATTCCACGCAACCCGTTTCTGCAAGTTGTTTAAAGGATTCCAGAAGGTCTTTGTTAAACATTTCACACTGTTCAAGAAAAGTTCCAGAGATACTAAATGAAACTTTTACCTGTTTTTTCTGCCGCTTATGCTCGTCTATTAGGTCTAATAGTATCTGGTTTGATGGGAAATAGCATTTTTTGCATGCTCGTTCAAAGATTTCTCTGTCAAGTTCATGGTTGAAATAGTAGTTGAAAAGTTCCACTTTTTCCAAGCGTTTGAAGAGTTTGTTCTCCCAGAAATAGTTCTTTCTTAATCTGTGGGGCTGGTGTACTTCGAAGACGAAAACTATGTCCGTCAACCTTTTAGCCTCTTTTCCTGTTTGTTACTGTTCTCTCATGTTTTATTTCTGGTTTGCTAAGTTTAGATTGGATTCGGATTTTGAATTCATAACTTATTTATCCAGTTTAAGGTTTCATTTTCTAAAACAAAGGTGAAATAGTGTGTCGATTGAAAAAATTAGCATTGAGAGTCGCCAAGAATTGGAGCAGATGATAATCAACGGAATAAACCTTGTTGAGAAGGGTTTAACTGTTATTTGCAGCAATGTCCCAATAAACGACAAAACCACTTTGGATATTTTATGTCATGACAGCAATGGGCAACTTGTTATTCTTCAGTTAAACGTTGAGGAAGACGATGCCATGCTCCTTCAAGGGCTTCAAAGCTTTGACTACGTTGACAAGTTCAAATCCTTCCTAAAAGCTACATATAACAAGCACAAAATTGACGATAAGGAAAAGCCTAGGCTTATACTAATTGCGCCGAGTTTTTCAGACGCTGTTAGACGGGCTGTTGAAAGCATGAAGGGTATACGCATAGACCTATACGAGTGGGAGTACCTAAAACTCGGAGATCATAAAGGTCTCCGCCTCCAACCCATTTTTACATGGAAATCAGCCGATAAGCCCAAAGAGGAAAAGCCTCCAGAGA
This sequence is a window from Candidatus Bathyarchaeia archaeon. Protein-coding genes within it:
- a CDS encoding TldD/PmbA family protein is translated as MRDTLTKVVNTAVDRFGAEYVEVRVQKLFKTMLAIKEERVEAIKEGIENGAAIRVLVNGAWGFASTCLLDAETLVDVVAEACRMAKAASQKLKNPIKLVESRVFEDRVSVKPKKDPSKISIEDKIRTALTISETVLGYDKRVKSCTVDYSDSVGMSFFMNNEGAYIEQDKLYVWSRVLVTAKEGEVFTFSREEIGSTSGYEVFDVEAPEVVGDRAAKRAIEQLKAKTPKGGTFPVVLGPNIVGVFVHEAFGHLAEADLTLSGSVLMGKIGKKVASEVVTIYDDGTIEGAFGSFKYDDEGVPAQKTLLVKDGVVVGLMHNRETAQKFNAKPTGNARAEDFRVEPIIRMRNTFLAPKDHSFEELIEGIKFGYYFKSFRGGQANLDGTFQVGIQEGYEIVKGEVGEPVRNASISGNTLKTLYKVDAVGKDFELWPGRCGKGQTAFVCDGGPHIRVKEVLVGGGA
- a CDS encoding TldD/PmbA family protein; the protein is MAVLKEEETISLAEAAVKFALEHGADEAEAFAYQGFTTAVAIERGQIAKSSRIIDQGLGVRTVVNKAVGFSYTNIAGSKAALEKTVLKSLNSAKASKPDKDWQGFPYKKPYANVRSTFDGAICELSPEDLVKLSSLMLSAAEKTDERVFPIEGGTGASYLSRAIVNSNGVMGFDCGTIIECSLATVALESGEVTPVCFEFNAERIYKIDPEWVGREAARLAGLALRAKRVETRNMEVIFAHFALQQLLYYTLMNAVKADYVQRNQSALKGKIGQKVASEVVTIYDDGLLEGGLRTWKFDGEGVPQQKTLIIERGVLRNFIYDNYTAKKEGMESTGNAFRAGYLSTPNIETTNFRFEAGGKTPEELIGEVNEGLLVYSLQGAHSSNPSSGEFSVVATPAWKIEKGRIVHPVKGAMLAGNVFNVMENISDLANNERKVGSLVAPWVLVENVKVIGK
- a CDS encoding 4Fe-4S binding protein; translation: MKANIRQRLLKFNTFRRIVQLLSFIFFSAIVFNLGSLSILLPVLWTWGYSSNTVGDAFTALQLMFSGWGQLPVVFPWLAVASFLIAGVLVGKSLCGWVCPFGFVQDLIGFIKVKKTEVSPKTHRNMTLAKYFVLGIVLFISLTFSATKLAGAQRDYERALGIFAYAPFTAVSPAETLFSTLPRGIQSFSAEVMAKPVLDVLSGILDLPPLFWVQLFILVGVLVLAAYVPRGWCRYLCPHGAIMAFLNKFSFLGLRRDPVRCVKGECRECVKACPMMVPILELPWEKFSDPECIYCLKCSDACPHKAIRLKYP
- a CDS encoding glycosyltransferase family 4 protein → MPGELRVMMLTWEFPPRIIGGISPHVYYLSKSLAKNGVKVYIVTCDFPGAPSHETLDGVEVYRVDSYKNPSPDFASWVYLMNMNMQKEAASLVKDLGGVNIFHAHDWLVANAGIGLKHVFRRPLLATIHSTEYGRRNGIHSDYERMIHETEAWLTYEAWRVICCSNYMISHVKWVFGLPEDKLIMIPNGVDTKEYEKSDADLNQFRRRFALPEEKIVLFVGRLVYEKGIHVLINAVPKVLEKVNAKFVIVGNGYMQQSLSEHIRNIGLAHKVMFTGFVDNGTLRNLQKCADVSVVPSLFEPFGIVALEAMAAKSPVVVSDTGGLSEIVEHEVTGVKVYPNNPDSLAWGITRVLLDENLAKKLRENAYRKVIENYNWEKISQQTRKVYESVLSEYSKTFWA
- a CDS encoding glycosyltransferase family 4 protein encodes the protein MRVVILSWEYPPRVVGKLADYVKELAVRLAKNRIETYVVTYHDYMTGESEENGVKTYRVANPVKTHISVLTWVLTLNQEVERAAANIYYRANGHVDVIDVQDWHFIPAAVTLKKAFNIPFVYSIESLEDHRSHGANSPFNMAIKSIEWLGMYEAGEVLVKSEWMASEAVRIYEVPETKIKVVKPESERWLRTILEVYKSLKGGS
- a CDS encoding DUF5752 family protein; the encoded protein is MTDIVFVFEVHQPHRLRKNYFWENKLFKRLEKVELFNYYFNHELDREIFERACKKCYFPSNQILLDLIDEHKRQKKQVKVSFSISGTFLEQCEMFNKDLLESFKQLAETGCVEFLNQTYYHSLASLYPEKEEFIEQIKMHRQAVRDLLGCTPRVFENTELIYNNAIAKTAEELGFSGIFTEGTEKILHDKSPNYLYKPKGCRKIKVLLRNYKLTDDIGFRFSARWWSEWPLTADKYASWLAATPGNCINIFPDYETFGEHHWPETGIHEFLRHLPREILKWGHLRMATPSEVVEKYETVGEIDVPELGGTVSWADLERDASCWLGNTFQWAYYTSVRRLEPIVKESEDKDFLRIWRYFQTSDHLYYMFTAGGAPGEVHSYFSPFSTPADAYVTAQAAILDFENRLRLATITANEPFLFYKGVGEENYTGVIAWSLRGLIKALQKVEIKSLEFHNSRGDFERWARHSLHDKVLAEKLKDIKLSKLKGQALRKALATAAKERFNELSRQIKALTEYF
- a CDS encoding endonuclease NucS; the protein is MSIEKISIESRQELEQMIINGINLVEKGLTVICSNVPINDKTTLDILCHDSNGQLVILQLNVEEDDAMLLQGLQSFDYVDKFKSFLKATYNKHKIDDKEKPRLILIAPSFSDAVRRAVESMKGIRIDLYEWEYLKLGDHKGLRLQPIFTWKSADKPKEEKPPEKKREPKPVKKKEPEEEITPQPPMPEKPKEEPKPEPKPIPPPKPEPVKEMPPPPPPPKLPEKPKEEEPPKRKLKLF